The DNA segment CGCGCGCACCACGGCACTTGAGAACGTCGAGCTCCCGCTGATCTACAAGGGCATCGCCCCCTCCGAGCGCCGCCCCCGCGCGCTGCGCGCGCTGGCCAGCGTGGGGCTGGGCGCGCGCGCCGACCACACCCCCGCCGAGCTCTCCGGCGGTCAGCAGCAACGTGTGGCGATTGCCCGCGCGCTCGTCACCGAGCCCACCCTCCTTCTGGCCGACGAGCCCACCGGCAACCTCGACACCACCACCACGCTTGAGGTCATCGAGCTCCTCAAGACGCTCAACCGCGAGCAGGGCATCACCATTGTGCTGGTGACCCACGAACCGGAGGTGGCCCAGCACGCACAGCGCGTGCTCTGGTTTGTCGACGGCACGCTGCGCGCCGACGGCTCGCCGGGGGAGGTGCTCCGATGAGAATGCGCGATACGCTCACGATGGCCTTTGTCGCCATCGCCCGAAACAAGGTGCGCTCGGTGCTCACCGCGCTGGGCATCGTCATCGGCGTGGCCAGCGTCATCGCCATGGTGCATCTGGGCCAGGCGGCCACGCGCAGCGTCACCGAGAGCATCAGCTCGATGGGCTCGAACCTGCTGATCGTGCAGACCGGCCGGGGTCGCGGCCGCGGCGGGGTGCGCGGGGCGGCCACCGCCTTTACCCACGAAGACGTTGAGCTGATGGCCCGCCAGATCCCCGGGGTGCTGGTGGCCCCGCAGGCCAACACCCAGGCCACGCTGGTCTTTGGCGGCATCAACCACACAGCGTCTGTGATGGGCACGACCCGCGACTTCTTTGCGATCCGCAACTGGGAGCTCGAAAGCGGTCGCCTCTTTGATGCTGCAGAAGAGGAGAGCGCGGCGACCCTGTGTGTGATCGGCCACACTGTGGCCTCGACCATGTTCGGATCCGGAGATCCCCTGGGCCAGACCTTGCGTGTGGGTCGGAGTGCCTGCCAGATCATCGGCGTGCTCGCCAGCAAAGGCGCCTCCCTGGGCCAGGATCTCGACGATGTCGTTGTGATGCCCACCCTCGCTGTGCAACGCCGGCTGATCGGTAACCTCGATGTGCGCTCGATCTACGTCTCGGCGCTCGTCGACGGCAGCACCGCCCGGGTCAAAGCCGATATGGAGCGTTTTTTGCGCGAGCGCCGCCCCGCCGCCGGCGAAGACAGCTTCTATGTACGCGATATGCAGGAGGTCGCCGACACGCTCGCCGGCACCACCCGCACGCTCACCCTCTTATTAGGAGCGATCGCCGCGGTCAGCCTGCTGGTCGGGGGCATCGGCATTATGAACATCATGCTCGTCTCGGTGACCGAACGGACCCGTGAGATCGGCATCCGCATCGCCATCGGCGCCCGGGTGCGCGATGTGCTCGTGCAGTTTCTGGTCGAAGCCGTGGCCATCTCCACGCTCGGTGGTGTTATCGGCGTGATGCTCGGCGTGGGCGGCACCTACATCGCTACCAGCAAGATGGGACTTCCCTTTGTGCTCTCCACCGAGACGATGCTCGTAGGTTTTGGTTTCTCCGCCTTTATTGGCGTCGTCTTCGGCTTCGTTCCCGCCCGAAAGGCCGCCCGACTTAACCCGATTGAGGCGCTTCGCCATGAATGATCGTCGCCCCGCCCGACGACGCGCCCCCTTTTATAGCGTCGTATCTCAAGGTGCCCTGGCCGCGCTCCCGCTCGCCATCGCATTGCTCGCCAGCTCACCGGCATCGGCGCAGACCCCACTCCCGGATGCAGCAGCTCCGACGGCTTCGGCCGACGCCAACCCGACCTGGCTCACCCCTGAAGCGATCGTGGAGCTGGTCTTACGCCAGAGCCCCGATCTGGAGCGCGCCCGCATCGAAGAAGAACGCGCCCGTGAGCTGGTGATCAGCGAGGAGTACGGGCGCACCCCGATCTTCAGCGCCGATGCCGGCTACCGCTATGGCCAGTTCCCCGATCTCTCCGCCCAGGGCACGCGTCTGATCGACTCCAGCGCGTTGAGCCTGGCCGGCCGCCTCTCCCATACGCTGCCGATCGGCACGCGGATCGCGTTGAGCGCGTCATTAAACAGGGCGGTGCGTGACTCGGTGGTCTTAGGCGATCTGGGCGTGGCCTACGACGCGGGGATCGCGGCCGAGATCACCCAGCCCCTGCTGCGGGGAGCGGGGCGCGATGTGGTCGACGCCGCTCTGCTTGCCGCGCGCCGCGCCGAGCAGCTGCGCCGGGCCCAGAACGATGAGCTTACAAGCGCGCTGCTCTATGAGAGCCTCATCACCTACTGGGATCTGTGGCTGGCGCAGCGCTCGTTAGAGATCCAGGAGGGAGCGCGCCGTCTGGCCGAGCAGAGCCTGCAGGAGGCCACCGTGCGCCTGGAGGCCGGCGCGGCAGCGCCGGCCGATCTCATTCCCCTGCGCATCGAGATCGCCCGCGCCGAAGAGAGCCTACTCGCCGCACGCACTCAGCAGGATGAGCGGAGCCTCGCGTTGACCCGCCAGCTCGGACTTCCACCCGATACCTCTCTGCGAGCCCGCGCGGATGCTCCCACCCTGGTCGACCTTCCCGACAGCGAGCGCGCCCTGGAGCAGTACGAGAAGACCTCTCCCGAACTTCAACGCCTCACCATCGCCCTGGAAGACGCCCGCCAGCAGGCCGGGCTCGCCAGAAAGAGCGCGCGCCCGGCGCTCGACGCCCTGGGCTCCTTTCAACTCGATGGCCTGGGTCGCTCCACCCCCGAGGCCCTCTCTCAGCTCGGCCGCGCCGAAGGCTACGTCGCCTTTGTGGGGCTGCGCCTGGAGCTCCCTATCGTAAACCGCGCTCGTCAGGCCGACGCTCGGCGCGCAGAGCTTGCCGTGCGCGCCGCCGAACACGACCTGCAGCAAGCCCGTGCTGAGGCCCGCGTCACCATCACCTCTCTCAGGAACGAGGCTCGTGCCGCCCGCACCCGCGCCGAGCTCGCCAGGCACACCGCCGCACTCACCCGTGAAAACGTCGACGCCCAACGCGCCCGCTTTGAAACCGGCCGCGGCACCGCCTTTGAAGTCGTCGACGCTCTCCAGCGCCTACAAGAGGCCGAAGCGCGAGTCGTTACGGCCCACCTCGAGCTGATGCGCCAGGTCCTCACCCTCCAGGAACTCACCGGTACGCTCCTCACCAGCGCCCTGTGATCCGACTCAAGACCTGTGAGGATCCTCCCCGATCCGCATCATATCCACCGGAAGCACCCTTCTTTCTCGATAAACGATCGTAATGCCATTAAAACAAGGTCTTCAGCATGCCTCCCGACGCTAAGTTTCAATATTTATGCAATCGGTGGAAAAACCTGTTGACACTCCGGGCCCCGACACATACCTTCCATCTCGTCGACGCGGTGCTGCTCTCCGGAGCCACTCGCTGAGACAAGGCCGAAAGTCACCGACGATGTCGAAACTTTTTCGAAATCGGGCTTGACGCCAAAGAGGTTCGGACTTAGTTTCCGCCTCCGCTCAACGCGACGCCAACACGGGCCGCAGCGAGCAACGTCGACATGGATTTCGAAAGTTTAGAAACTTGAAAAAACTTCGAAAAACATCTTGACAGAACAAAACGCGGAACGTAAGTTCCGCATCC comes from the Lujinxingia sediminis genome and includes:
- a CDS encoding ABC transporter permease, yielding MRMRDTLTMAFVAIARNKVRSVLTALGIVIGVASVIAMVHLGQAATRSVTESISSMGSNLLIVQTGRGRGRGGVRGAATAFTHEDVELMARQIPGVLVAPQANTQATLVFGGINHTASVMGTTRDFFAIRNWELESGRLFDAAEEESAATLCVIGHTVASTMFGSGDPLGQTLRVGRSACQIIGVLASKGASLGQDLDDVVVMPTLAVQRRLIGNLDVRSIYVSALVDGSTARVKADMERFLRERRPAAGEDSFYVRDMQEVADTLAGTTRTLTLLLGAIAAVSLLVGGIGIMNIMLVSVTERTREIGIRIAIGARVRDVLVQFLVEAVAISTLGGVIGVMLGVGGTYIATSKMGLPFVLSTETMLVGFGFSAFIGVVFGFVPARKAARLNPIEALRHE
- a CDS encoding ABC transporter ATP-binding protein gives rise to the protein MSTLPPSSNLAPTPIIELREVRKIYGEGNTEVRALDGVDVAIYPGEFVAVMGPSGSGKSTCMNIIGCLDSPSSGQYRFCGLDVARYDRDQLALLRRGYLGFIFQSFNLIARTTALENVELPLIYKGIAPSERRPRALRALASVGLGARADHTPAELSGGQQQRVAIARALVTEPTLLLADEPTGNLDTTTTLEVIELLKTLNREQGITIVLVTHEPEVAQHAQRVLWFVDGTLRADGSPGEVLR
- a CDS encoding TolC family protein, coding for MNDRRPARRRAPFYSVVSQGALAALPLAIALLASSPASAQTPLPDAAAPTASADANPTWLTPEAIVELVLRQSPDLERARIEEERARELVISEEYGRTPIFSADAGYRYGQFPDLSAQGTRLIDSSALSLAGRLSHTLPIGTRIALSASLNRAVRDSVVLGDLGVAYDAGIAAEITQPLLRGAGRDVVDAALLAARRAEQLRRAQNDELTSALLYESLITYWDLWLAQRSLEIQEGARRLAEQSLQEATVRLEAGAAAPADLIPLRIEIARAEESLLAARTQQDERSLALTRQLGLPPDTSLRARADAPTLVDLPDSERALEQYEKTSPELQRLTIALEDARQQAGLARKSARPALDALGSFQLDGLGRSTPEALSQLGRAEGYVAFVGLRLELPIVNRARQADARRAELAVRAAEHDLQQARAEARVTITSLRNEARAARTRAELARHTAALTRENVDAQRARFETGRGTAFEVVDALQRLQEAEARVVTAHLELMRQVLTLQELTGTLLTSAL